AGTGTGCTCTTCTTTCAGGTTCCCGTGCACAGGTCTCTTTGCTCTGCTTTCAGCTGCAGCCCAGGCATTACTGAAGTTTCCATTGAAGTGCCACTCAAACACGCCAAACAGGTCGATCGCAGGGGCTGATTCAGACCGGCAACCGTCGTACATGTCATCAATGGAATCTGTCGCCATGTCCAGGGGTGAAGCATCAGTCTTAGTTTTCTGCAGTGAAGATAGGAAACAGCTACAGTGAGCAAAATTTACAGAAGGTATGGAATATTTACTGTAAAGTTACTGACAAAAGTAACGGGTAAACTGTGCATGTTTTTGGTGCATGTGAAGAAAAGATCTGTTATCCCACCTCAGCAGGTTTCTGAGGCCACCACAGTAGTAGAAATGGGTCATGGTACAGTAGGAGCACCACTGCCAACAACACACAAAGGCTCGCCCAGTTTCTCAGTGACTTCAgctcacacactgctcctttgcCAAACTTcatatctgaatgaaaacataaaacctCTTGCTTAAAAATGATCTTTAAACCAATGAAAATACTATGTATATTTTCTAACACTTTCAATATCATGAATACAGTGGCACAACCAAGACCGCCCCAATCCCCCCAACCGCCCGTCAAAAATAACTGCAGGCTGACATCATTGTCTTTAAGAGTGTGTGGCATGCTTATTTTTTAAGCTAGTGCGAAGGTAGCGGTGTCTcactagacaacctaaggcatccattggaaGGAAGCTAAATAACTTTCccaagttaggctaaattttagCAAAGGGAACAACAGGCATTGCCATTTTCAATGGAGTACCTtgaaccctcacctatggtcatgagttcTGGGTAGTGatcgaaagaatgagattgtggatacaagcggtCGAAATGAGCTTTCTCCGTGcagtggctgggctcagccttggagaaagggtaaggagctcggacatccagagggagctcggagtagagccgctgctcctttatGTTGAAAGGcctcagttgaggtggttctggCACCTTATTAGGATctctcctgggtgcctcccgttagaggtgttccgcgCACATCCCACCGGATAAGCAGAtggaaatggatggatagataccTTGAACTCTGACCTCTAGATATCTGAATGATAATAGGTTTTatgggtacccacaagtctcccctaaacttgagaggGCTTCTTCCCTGTAACACCTCGTATCCACTGTATGTGTACAGAGACAAGGCAAccagaagtccattcattcctatgggaatctctGTGATTTACAATGTCCCTGCGAAACTCCTACGCAATATTTCGGTCCAGAATTTGCCTCAAGTACATTCAAAAAATTGAACTTTTGCTGTGGATTTCAGAGAGACCGTATAACAGTGTGCTAGTTTAGCTAACAGGGCTGCTAACCGGCTAACAGGCTATTTCCTTTAATTCAGTTGCCTGTTGATCGTCAAGTGAGTTTGTGTGATTAAAAAGAAATTGTTTTGCAAGTTTTAACACATTgggaatctgagtaatgttattatgctaaaatatggttatacattatatacagtatgatCGTCATTATGACTCGTTCAGACGTTCATATGTCTTTTggattaaatatttcacaaaacatgccatGTATCTGTCAGGTCCTATTTTTGTCCCGGTAATGTTCCAAGTGTgtattccaaactactggatcgtgaaaaatggacaaaattagcctctctcccatggctacaggtagtttcttTCAGGTATCTAACCatctgtaaagaaatgcacttccttgcgtttgacactagaggcatcatctgtATATTTACAGATCTACCGACACTAGTAATATGCATAAGTGGAAACGAGGCATCAGGgttcatttatgctcaacataAGGAGACGGTGATGGACAGCCCTCTGTCCTTACTCTGAGCTCATTTTGTTCGTATTTGTGcaagttttctgaaagcttatggatgaaatggagcagtaccactggagaTCAGGAAGCAATGTAGTGCAGTTCAAGCGAGTTAAAACTTGCAGGTGAAGACATTTAAATGATGGCAGAACAGAACTAATCTGTCataaagtgaaaagaattctccgccCACATGTCGAAATATATATAATGACCTCACAGACCACCTCAGACTACAACGCTGCCTCCGTTAAATGGTCCATTattacaacctcctccaccTTCGTCATTTTAGCTGTTATCAGAAACTTGACCCTGCCCTCTAgcgccatctattggctgtatttatgccaacataaaggacacatggaagtatgagggcagtgacattCAATCTATTTTCGTATGTAAAGATATAAATTAACCATACTGTACAATCAATGTACTACCTTCAAATTAACGCTGTATATTTATCTTTTCAAGGAAAACCCACCTATTTGAAAgatttgaaaacaatgaatatcCTACAGGATTATTGTGGAACTCAGAATGTAAACTGTACTGGTATGGATCTATGCATcatcaaataataataagtaatatTACCAGGAAATAAGCAACCAAGGTATTTCAgtatgtgattccttaactctTCATATTGACACATCTTTTGCAGCTAGCCTatatacttcaacagcataatcGAATTCCTGAATTTCAGTTACGAGTTTTAATTTTCAGTGACCCCATCTAGCCACCTCTATGAGAAACTGCATGAATATGCATCAGACTTcaaattattattgtatttgCAGGTGCAGTGAGTGATTCAGTTTTTATGCTTAAATCTGCAAGTAAAATAGTACCAGCCTAGTGCCTGACATACAAGACAAGCATTAAACCATAATCAGAGCCCACACAATATTTGTTCACAGACTGATCCATCAGTGACCATCCTCATATTCTCCACCAACAGCTTATGACGTCTGCATGTTATTGGCTTACCTTTTCCCCGCCAAGTGCTTCCATCAGCAGCATGGTATTCCTTTATGAGTGTGCAGGTGCTTTGTTGTTTGCCAGCAAAGAAGTTCCGGCTGACAGGATTTACAGGTAGGACGGCACAGACATTCTTCTGCACCTTTGCTTTCAGGAAGTGGAGCTAATATGGATCTTATCTATGCATGTGTAAATGTGACCTTTGCCCCCTACTGACTCTGTCATTTCGCTGCTTACACTAGCAGAGGGAGGTTCCATGTGTGGTAACACTGGTAAATCCTGTTTGGCAGCTTGCTCaggttaaaacaaacaaaggtgTGTCATGTGGTTGCAAAACACGAAAAGCGCAGTCTAAAGCAGAAGACATTTTTTACTCTGGAAAAGGCTAATGACAGCTCGTCTTCtcacataaaagacaaaaacatcaacatagtGCTGCTCAGGATGTGGTGAGTTAAAAAAGTAGCATACttttaatatatatgtataaattgAATATACATTTTGTAGAGTGGAGTGAAGAGTAGATAGTTGAGCACCAAATAACTTGTGCCACATCTTTGTTTGTATTTAACAGTGTGTACAGTAGAGCAATGGATTTTACAGGGACAGTCACAATCCTTTCAAAGTAGGCAGAGCTGATTAAATCTAAatcaagattttgttactgtattgcctatttttctacctgtcttcagaaacatattttagctatCTATTAAACTGTAAGTTAAGATTGTTTGTTTCCAGTCAGCTgtcatattgtttcctgtgggaAACGGCCAGTCTCGCATTACATAACTCGCCAGTGGGAGTGTTTATTGATCCAGTGTGTTGCAgggcattctggtagttgtagatttttctacctcttgagcttttcctctgtttctctgctcATGTGGCACCAATATCAAAAGTACTTGCATCTTTCtcctgcatagacagcccagttttatgaaaagaccaccTGTACAGCAGTGAAGTACTTCTTTGAGTGAATTAAACTTAAATTATTTGATATATTTTGATAAAATGCAATATTCTACAAAGGGCTGTCAAGCGATTAAAAAAGAATTAacctaattaattacatgctctgtgattaattcatCTGAATAAATAGCatacatcaatttttgctgtTGAAGTATTGAAAAAAATTcagttcaaatgaattttggcagatgtgtcgcAGTAAAGCtcctggattttggacacaattgttctcctgtcctctaccaccaaAACTGGTTTGCAGTCCATTTTGCAAGGAAgttagtcagtcagtcacagatagacttactcagtttgcaTCTGAACGCCTCATCGAGTGTGACTTGATGATAGTATGAAAATTCCTGCAGGAACTGCAGAGAacggtgctcctatcaacagttccatctgggttGTTTTTCAATGTAAATGCACCATTCATGGGGCCAAGCAGCTTcatctcgtctgcctccatcatgtgacaaagccactgtggccttcaatgacacaacgggtcaaaggtcacaaatcaatgttaatttttttaatgccttatatttttctgtgattaattaatcaaaattaacGTGTTGTTTTTACAGCCCTAATTCTACAGTATGGCACTCAGTTCCAGTACTTATTAGGCAACGCAGGTTTTTATTCATCTCTTGCAAACAGGAGGGTCAAAATCCTGCAAAATTCCAGCATCTCAGGGTGCCtcatcattttcattcattttatttagtcCTTCCCATTTGTGAGCTCTTAGTGATAAAATGTGGAGTCTGCAAAAAGTGAGGCCCACATACACTTACATTGTAGTGTTAATTCACTCACCAGTTTACAGCTATCCTTGCCATCACACACCTATAGTGTCTGATCTCTGCAACTCAATATATTATTGCCATTATCCAGGCCTTGTAGCGGCATGAGAGACAAtatgaaaaacatttcatagGGAACCATTGTGCAGCATTAATCAACAGCTTTCCTCCGTTTCAGATGCACTATGCCTTCCTGGGAGAGCCAAGCATGTCAGAGAAAaactttatttgtgtgtgcCGTCACATCCCTTGGTCTTTTGGTGGGACTGCTGATATTTGTTGTCACATATCTGACACTCAGCTGGCAGGATGTCATTGAAGAGGTatttaacatttacagtatTATTTAACACTTCATATTTGACATGAAACAAAATCAGTTCCCAGTTATCAGTCAtacttttgtcattttaagtaTGCACTATTAAAACAACTCTAAAGTTTTTAAAACTCTAGTGTTTTTAAGGGTTGTGCTAAAGAAGTTCTGGCCTAATACTGTTCATTTAGTCTATATCTCCATCTACTGGATAAATACTGAACAACACTTTTCTCCTCATTTCAACATTGTATCCAGGATGTGTCCTATGACCTGAATGACGACTGCAGATCCAAAGTCAGAGTTGTGACTGATGCAGCCATAATGCAGACCTGGGACGCCAGAACAAACTTCAGTCAAGCGTGGAGCAACGCAGAGCAAAAAGCTAGAGAGCCCGCACACAAGTACATGGAGAAAGATCATTCCATCACCATATACATGTACACAGATATTATGCTGCAACCTGCCAAGACTGCAGACAGACGTGGAAAACGACCAGAGGAGATATTTAAGCCACGCTCCCTTTATTTTTCCCTGAGTGAAGCCATTCAGATTCTGAGGCACAGTCAGGTGACATGTCTCAGCACAAGTTACAGAACAGAGACC
The window above is part of the Epinephelus moara isolate mb chromosome 5, YSFRI_EMoa_1.0, whole genome shotgun sequence genome. Proteins encoded here:
- the LOC126390319 gene encoding ecto-ADP-ribosyltransferase 5-like, which produces MPSWESQACQRKTLFVCAVTSLGLLVGLLIFVVTYLTLSWQDVIEEDVSYDLNDDCRSKVRVVTDAAIMQTWDARTNFSQAWSNAEQKAREPAHKYMEKDHSITIYMYTDIMLQPAKTADRRGKRPEEIFKPRSLYFSLSEAIQILRHSQVTCLSTSYRTETLLHLNISDKLIRFSTFVLGSDRGNFTRNASCFEVHTCFGADVTHYSALKLNSQVLIPPYEVFKVTDTETDTQRCKVVYRLKSNLNCVYDRESYMLHPISALPVEGFWLIFVITCMIIVSLLLPFVIVKVLDNHNKTAVYSAPSLHSSTYYPEGAVI